The Triticum dicoccoides isolate Atlit2015 ecotype Zavitan chromosome 6A, WEW_v2.0, whole genome shotgun sequence genome has a window encoding:
- the LOC119316718 gene encoding gamma carbonic anhydrase-like 2, mitochondrial, whose product MAAASLSRLSRRASAAAAPSLRRILSSTATAPAAPSSSPPPVAAAAAGADRVRWDYRGQRQLVPLGQWLPKVAVDAYVAPDAVLAGQVTVHDGASVWSGSVLRGDLNKITLGFCANVQERSVLHAAWSASTGLPAETLVDRYVTVGAYCLLRSCTIEPECIIGQHSILMEGSLVETNSVLEAGSVLAPGRRIPTGELWAGNPARFVRKLTNEEIMEIPKLAVAINDLMQSHFSEFLPYSNAYLEVEKLKKSFSITL is encoded by the exons atggccgccgcctcccTGTCTCGCCTCTCtcgccgcgcctccgccgccgcggcgcCTTCCCTCCGCCGGATCCTctcctccaccgccaccgcccccgctgcGCCATCGTCCTCACCACCCCCCGTCGCAGCCGCGGCGGCAGGTGCGGATCGGGTGCGGTGGGATTACCGCGGGCAGCGGCAGCTAGTACCACTCGGGCAGTGGCTTCCCAAGGTGGCCGTCGACGCGTACGTTGCTCCCGACGCCGTGCTCGCCGGGCAGGTCACCGTCCACGACGGCGCCTCCGTCTGGAGCGGCTCCGTGCTGCGGGGCGACCTCAACAAGATCACTCTTGGGTTCTGCGCCAACGTCCAGGAGCGGTCCGTCCTCCACGCCGCCTGGTCGGCCTCTACAG GTCTTCCAGCTGAGACCCTTGTTGACCGGTATGTGACAGTGGGTGCGTACTGTCTTCTGCGCTCATGCACTATTGAACCTGAGTGCATCATCGGTCAGCATTCCATCCTAATGGAAGGCTCATTGGTTGAAACTAACTCGGTCCTTGAAGCTGGCTCCGTCCTGGCCCCAGGGAGGAGGATTCCGACTGGGGAACTCTGGGCTGGCAACCCTGCCAGGTTTGTTAGGAAGCTGACCAACGAAGAGATAATGGAGATTCCAAAGCTTGctgtggccatcaatgatcttatgCAAAGCCATTTCTCAGAGTTCCTCCCATACTCTAATGCTTATTTGGAGGTAGAGAAGCTGAAGAAGTCGTTTTCAATTACTTTGTAA